One Thermus sp. CCB_US3_UF1 DNA window includes the following coding sequences:
- a CDS encoding amidohydrolase, whose amino-acid sequence MWLTDGRQSLKLQGERIARVEPGARGLRLEAITPGLQDAHAHPLYWGVALRGLDLEGLAEPARVAERVAERVRRLPPGAWVEGQGFLFPAPPPPGLLDRAAPEHPVFLRSRDHHSAWINRKAAEVAGLGPASEPPSGGGFLRDGEGVPYYLLERAQELLLAVLPPPSPEDLRRGLRDFARRGYTAVHAMGYEPPEALDWALGMELPLRLWWALPRGAWRGREPGRYGEVHLAAVKFFADGALGSRTAWMHQPYPDGSFGLPLDPLEAIREEGEEALRAGFTLAVHAIGTRAVEGVLAVFRDLAPLARARGLTLRMEHVQHVRDAALPGFAGLPVALSLQPLHLLQDQHLVRAYGLSPREAFRFQSLKATGLPLAFGSDAPVAKPEYAQNLEAATRHPLAPEESLDPGEVLEAHTLGAARAAGWEDVGLRPGARADLTLWEGGRPVGRVYRGNLELF is encoded by the coding sequence ATGTGGCTCACCGACGGCCGGCAAAGCCTGAAGCTCCAGGGGGAGAGGATCGCCCGGGTGGAGCCGGGGGCCAGGGGCCTCCGCCTCGAGGCCATCACCCCAGGCCTCCAGGACGCCCACGCCCACCCCCTCTACTGGGGGGTGGCCCTGCGGGGCCTGGACCTGGAGGGGCTGGCCGAGCCCGCCCGGGTGGCCGAGCGGGTGGCCGAGCGGGTGCGGCGCCTTCCCCCTGGGGCCTGGGTGGAAGGGCAGGGGTTTCTCTTTCCCGCCCCCCCGCCCCCTGGCCTCCTGGACCGGGCCGCCCCGGAACACCCCGTCTTCCTGCGCAGCCGGGACCACCACTCCGCCTGGATCAACCGCAAGGCGGCGGAGGTGGCGGGCCTGGGGCCGGCCTCGGAGCCCCCTTCGGGCGGCGGGTTCTTGCGGGATGGGGAAGGGGTGCCCTACTACCTCCTGGAAAGGGCCCAGGAGCTCCTCCTGGCCGTCCTTCCCCCACCTTCCCCGGAGGACCTCAGGCGGGGCCTTAGGGACTTTGCCCGCCGGGGGTACACCGCGGTCCACGCCATGGGCTACGAGCCCCCCGAGGCCCTGGACTGGGCCTTGGGCATGGAGCTTCCCCTTAGGCTTTGGTGGGCCCTTCCCCGGGGGGCCTGGCGGGGACGGGAGCCCGGAAGGTACGGGGAGGTGCACCTGGCCGCGGTGAAGTTCTTTGCCGACGGGGCCTTGGGCAGCCGCACCGCCTGGATGCACCAGCCCTACCCTGACGGCAGCTTCGGCCTTCCCTTGGACCCCCTGGAGGCCATCCGGGAGGAGGGGGAGGAGGCGCTGAGGGCCGGCTTCACCCTGGCGGTCCACGCCATCGGCACCCGGGCCGTGGAGGGGGTGCTTGCGGTCTTCCGGGACCTGGCCCCCCTGGCGCGGGCTAGGGGCCTTACCTTGCGGATGGAGCACGTGCAGCACGTGCGGGACGCCGCCTTGCCCGGCTTTGCCGGCCTGCCTGTGGCCCTTTCCCTCCAGCCCCTCCACCTCCTACAGGACCAGCACCTGGTCAGGGCCTATGGCCTTTCCCCCCGGGAGGCCTTCCGCTTCCAGAGCCTCAAGGCCACCGGCCTCCCCCTGGCCTTCGGCTCGGATGCCCCCGTGGCCAAGCCCGAGTACGCCCAGAACCTCGAGGCCGCCACCCGCCACCCCTTGGCCCCGGAGGAGAGCCTGGACCCCGGGGAGGTCCTGGAAGCCCATACCCTGGGGGCAGCCCGGGCGGCGGGCTGGGAGGATGTGGGCTTACGCCCGGGGGCGCGGGCCGACCTCACCCTATGGGAGGGCGGGCGGCCGGTGGGCCGGGTCTACCGGGGCAATCTGGAGCTGTTTTAG
- a CDS encoding 2'-5' RNA ligase family protein, translating into MYGVLVWPPERLARFMEELQASHGVKGFGPPHLNLRQPFDWPYEEEALKIALKGILRGHPPFRLRLGGWGYFPQGVVYLRAYGGTPFRRLFHALEPLAPPLKEIEGPSYLPHLTLALGLGEAEAADLAQRLPPPPQRSFWVREVALVKDREEEDLLEVARFPLASLGR; encoded by the coding sequence GTGTATGGGGTCTTGGTGTGGCCGCCGGAGAGGCTGGCCCGCTTCATGGAGGAACTTCAGGCTTCCCATGGGGTCAAGGGCTTCGGTCCGCCCCACCTCAACCTGCGCCAGCCCTTTGACTGGCCCTATGAGGAAGAGGCCTTGAAGATCGCCCTCAAGGGCATCCTCCGCGGCCACCCCCCCTTCCGCCTGCGCCTTGGGGGGTGGGGGTATTTCCCCCAGGGGGTGGTCTACCTGCGGGCCTACGGGGGGACTCCCTTTCGGCGGCTTTTTCACGCCTTGGAGCCCCTGGCCCCGCCCCTCAAGGAGATCGAGGGTCCCAGTTACCTTCCCCACCTCACCCTGGCCCTAGGCCTTGGCGAAGCCGAGGCGGCGGACTTGGCCCAGAGGCTTCCCCCCCCGCCCCAGCGCTCCTTTTGGGTGCGGGAGGTGGCCTTGGTCAAGGACCGGGAGGAGGAGGACCTCCTGGAGGTGGCGCGGTTTCCCCTGGCTAGCCTAGGGCGATGA
- a CDS encoding DMT family transporter, which yields MEAAWLSLGFGLLSALTWGAGDFGGGMASRSARTQTVVLWTSLLGGLLFLALALLGPEPFRPHDLPFALLGGALGTLGLYSLYRALSQGSMSLAAPVAGVVGAALPVALGLLWEGWPGPLPALGLGVGLVGVWLASRPEGHASPVGLPWALLAGLGFGGFYVLMDRVEGLLWPAALGKLTAFALVLLLSPPHKGLPRGALPWVLLAALGDAGGNFFFLLAAQAGRLDMAALASSFYPATTVLLAWLLLGERLGPGRKLGMLTCLLALGFIALG from the coding sequence ATGGAAGCCGCCTGGCTTTCCCTGGGCTTTGGCCTCCTCTCCGCCCTCACCTGGGGGGCGGGGGACTTCGGGGGCGGGATGGCCTCCCGATCCGCCCGCACCCAGACCGTGGTCCTCTGGACCTCCCTCCTTGGGGGGCTTCTCTTCCTGGCCCTAGCCCTCCTGGGCCCCGAGCCCTTCCGCCCCCACGACCTTCCCTTCGCCCTCCTGGGGGGCGCCTTGGGGACCTTGGGGCTATACAGCCTTTACCGGGCCCTATCCCAGGGGAGCATGAGCCTGGCCGCTCCCGTGGCCGGGGTGGTGGGGGCAGCCCTCCCTGTGGCCCTGGGCCTCCTTTGGGAGGGCTGGCCCGGGCCCCTGCCCGCCCTGGGCCTGGGGGTAGGGCTTGTGGGGGTGTGGCTGGCCTCGAGGCCCGAAGGCCACGCCAGCCCCGTGGGCCTCCCCTGGGCCCTCTTGGCCGGGCTCGGCTTCGGCGGTTTTTACGTCCTCATGGACCGGGTGGAAGGGCTTTTGTGGCCCGCGGCCCTAGGCAAGCTCACCGCCTTCGCCCTGGTCCTCCTCCTCTCCCCCCCACACAAAGGCCTCCCCAGGGGCGCCCTCCCCTGGGTCCTCCTCGCCGCCTTGGGGGATGCCGGGGGGAACTTCTTTTTCCTTCTGGCCGCCCAGGCAGGGCGGCTGGACATGGCCGCCTTGGCCTCCTCCTTCTACCCCGCTACCACCGTGCTCTTGGCCTGGCTCCTGTTGGGAGAACGCCTGGGCCCTGGCCGCAAACTCGGGATGCTGACCTGCCTTCTGGCCTTGGGGTTCATCGCCCTAGGCTAG
- the rpoD gene encoding RNA polymerase sigma factor RpoD, with amino-acid sequence MKKAKSKKTKAVEPEAMESLSTLEEPGVEEPPEAEGDLPEPDPELLEGDPDLVELDEALDLEPDLLLTSPEGEEAFEEEEELALPKVATSDPVRQYLHEIGQVPLLTLEEEIELARKVEEGMEAIRRLSEATGLDADLIREVVRAKILGSARVAQIPGLKDKLDPKTVEEVDAKLKALPKELKRYLHIAREGEAARQHLIEANLRLVVSIAKKYTGRGLSFLDLIQEGNQGLIRAVEKFEYKRRFKFSTYATWWIRQAINRAIADQARTIRIPVHMVETINKLSRTARQLQQELGREPSYEEIAEAMGPGWDAKRVEETLKIAQEPVSLETPIGDEKDSFYGDFIPDENLPSPSEAAAQTLLSEELEKALSKLSEREAMVLKLRKGLIDGREHTLEEVGAFFGVTRERIRQIENKALRKLKYHESRTRKLRDFLD; translated from the coding sequence TTGAAAAAGGCCAAGAGCAAAAAGACCAAGGCGGTGGAACCCGAGGCCATGGAGTCCCTCTCCACCCTGGAAGAACCCGGGGTGGAAGAACCCCCGGAGGCGGAAGGGGACCTTCCCGAACCCGACCCCGAACTCCTGGAAGGGGACCCGGATCTGGTGGAGCTGGACGAGGCCTTGGACCTGGAGCCCGACCTTCTCCTCACCTCCCCCGAGGGAGAGGAGGCCTTTGAGGAGGAAGAGGAGCTGGCCCTGCCCAAGGTGGCCACCTCCGACCCCGTGCGCCAGTACCTGCACGAGATCGGGCAGGTTCCCCTCCTCACCCTGGAGGAGGAGATCGAGCTGGCCCGGAAGGTGGAGGAGGGGATGGAAGCCATCCGGCGGCTCTCCGAGGCCACCGGGCTGGACGCGGACCTCATCCGCGAGGTGGTGCGGGCCAAGATCCTGGGCTCGGCCCGGGTGGCCCAGATCCCGGGGCTAAAGGACAAGCTGGACCCCAAGACCGTGGAGGAGGTGGACGCCAAGCTCAAGGCCCTCCCCAAGGAGCTCAAGCGCTACCTGCACATCGCCCGGGAGGGGGAGGCGGCCCGGCAGCACCTCATTGAGGCCAACCTGCGCCTGGTGGTCTCCATCGCCAAGAAGTACACCGGGAGGGGGCTATCCTTCCTGGACCTCATTCAGGAGGGCAACCAGGGCCTCATCCGCGCGGTGGAGAAGTTTGAGTACAAAAGGCGCTTCAAGTTCTCCACCTACGCCACCTGGTGGATCCGGCAGGCCATCAACCGGGCCATCGCCGACCAGGCCCGCACCATCCGCATCCCGGTGCACATGGTGGAAACCATCAACAAGCTCTCCCGCACCGCCCGGCAACTGCAGCAGGAGCTGGGCCGGGAGCCCAGCTACGAGGAGATCGCCGAGGCCATGGGCCCCGGCTGGGACGCCAAGCGGGTGGAGGAAACCCTAAAGATCGCCCAGGAGCCCGTATCCCTGGAAACCCCCATCGGGGACGAGAAGGACAGCTTCTACGGGGATTTCATCCCCGACGAGAACCTCCCCTCCCCTTCCGAGGCCGCGGCCCAAACCCTCCTTTCGGAGGAGCTGGAAAAGGCCCTCTCCAAGCTCTCCGAGCGGGAAGCCATGGTCCTCAAGCTCCGCAAAGGGCTCATTGACGGGCGGGAGCACACCCTGGAGGAGGTGGGGGCCTTCTTCGGGGTGACCCGGGAGCGGATCCGCCAGATCGAGAACAAGGCCCTGCGCAAGCTCAAGTACCACGAGTCCCGCACGCGGAAGCTCCGGGACTTCCTGGACTAA
- a CDS encoding class I SAM-dependent methyltransferase: protein MSLTLEAYHRLTPLPRPGGTLYVKPGARGYRDPVYDLLQKAVEPFGERALDPNPGVGWGSLPLEGRMAVERLETSRAAFRCLQASGLRARLAPPWEAEEGLYDLVALALPAGRGTAYVQATLRAAARALRPGGRVYLAGDKNKGFERYFKEARALLGYGEVRWREGPVRVALLEKEREAPPLPPLWAAFQAPILGEAYTFYHLPGVFSAGKVDKASLLLLEALVGEVGREGVRGRTVLDLGAGYGALTLPLARLGAQVTAVEDDLVSVLSLRRSLEAHALPARVLHSDVDEALTEGEGFDIIVTNPPFHVGGAVILDVAQAFVEAAAARLKPGGGFFLVANPFLKYEPLLEERFGAFRTLLVREYKVLFAQKR, encoded by the coding sequence GTGAGCCTGACCCTGGAGGCCTACCACCGCCTCACCCCCCTACCCCGCCCTGGGGGCACCCTGTACGTGAAGCCGGGGGCCCGGGGCTACCGGGACCCGGTCTACGATCTGCTGCAAAAGGCCGTGGAACCCTTCGGGGAAAGGGCCCTGGACCCCAACCCTGGGGTGGGCTGGGGCAGCCTGCCCCTGGAGGGCAGGATGGCAGTGGAAAGGCTGGAAACCTCGAGGGCCGCCTTCCGCTGCCTACAGGCCAGCGGCCTCCGGGCCCGCCTGGCCCCCCCCTGGGAAGCGGAGGAGGGCCTTTACGACCTGGTGGCCCTGGCCCTCCCTGCAGGGCGGGGCACGGCCTACGTCCAGGCCACCCTGCGGGCCGCGGCCCGGGCCCTGAGGCCAGGGGGGCGGGTCTACCTGGCGGGGGACAAGAACAAGGGGTTTGAACGGTACTTCAAGGAGGCCCGGGCCCTTCTGGGCTACGGGGAGGTGCGTTGGCGGGAAGGGCCGGTGCGGGTGGCCCTCCTGGAAAAGGAACGGGAGGCCCCGCCCCTGCCGCCCCTCTGGGCGGCCTTCCAGGCCCCCATCCTGGGGGAGGCCTACACCTTTTACCACCTGCCCGGGGTCTTCTCCGCCGGCAAGGTGGACAAGGCCTCCCTCCTCCTCCTGGAGGCCCTGGTGGGGGAGGTGGGAAGGGAGGGGGTACGGGGGCGGACGGTCTTGGACCTGGGGGCGGGCTACGGGGCCCTCACCCTCCCCCTGGCCCGCCTAGGGGCCCAGGTCACCGCGGTGGAGGACGACCTGGTCTCCGTCCTCTCCCTCAGGCGGAGCCTCGAGGCCCACGCCCTCCCGGCCAGGGTCCTCCACTCCGACGTGGACGAGGCCTTGACGGAAGGGGAGGGGTTTGACATAATCGTTACGAACCCCCCCTTTCACGTGGGGGGTGCGGTCATCCTGGATGTGGCCCAGGCCTTCGTGGAAGCGGCGGCAGCCCGGCTAAAGCCGGGCGGTGGGTTTTTCCTGGTGGCAAACCCCTTTCTCAAGTACGAACCCCTGTTGGAGGAGCGCTTCGGCGCCTTCAGGACCCTTTTGGTTCGGGAGTACAAGGTGCTCTTCGCGCAAAAGCGGTAG